From the genome of Triticum aestivum cultivar Chinese Spring chromosome 1A, IWGSC CS RefSeq v2.1, whole genome shotgun sequence:
CCCCCTTGGCACGGGAGGACGCGAGCGGAATCTCGCCTCCGGAGCACACCAGACCGAGAGAGCAAGCGATGGAAGCGGCACGGACGAAACCGAGTCAGATCTCCGATCTGGCACGCCGACGACGCATCCAGGGGCACCGCCTGCGCGCGCGCTCCATGCCTCCATCCGTGGGGACGTGTATTCCCGGCACGCACGTTGTAATCTCTTTGCTGCGCCCACATGTCACCACAGCGCACCTGCTCCGCTCTCACGTCCgggtgggggtgggtgggtggagccGCCGCCCTCACCCACGCGCCGcgcggctctcctctcctctcctcctcctgatCCGAGCAGCACGAACCGTCTGCGGCGGGCGGGCGGTGGGCTCGCCGAAGCATGAATGCACGACGGTCAGCGTCCTGCCCCAGCTGGACGGCCAAGATTGTGTTGGCCGCCACGTATGGGTGATGAGTGTACGCACAATTGACCAGCTACCGTACGTCTCGACCCTGACGTACAACGCACGGATGAATAACCGTGCACGCAGCGAGTCATGGCCAGGGATCTGCCTAACTCGCAAAAACGGAATGCTAAACGTGAATTAGAAGGTCAAGGCAATGTCAAATTCCTCTTGGAGTATAGAATTGGCTGAGCCGTGGGGCCCACGTGGAAACCCAATCTTGGGCTCAAAGCGGATAAATCTAATTTTTCGTCCGGCAAAAGAGATCACTTTGGCTAAGCCCTACGTATTACTAGATGGACTGCTGTGAAAAGATTTGGATTGAATTTCGTTTTTAAATTAAATTTAGAtagaataaaaaggaaaaaatgaaacaaaaaagaaaaataaaaataagagaaGAGAAAAAGCTTACCTAGTCTACCTACAACCCGACGCACGACACTCTAGCCTACTAAagcagtaagagcatctccagccgttaaGCCCCTCAGGAGACACTTTTTTCGCCGCTTGGGGGGCTGCCGGCAATTTTTTTTGCCTGGGGTTGAGAAAATATCCACTCGTTGAGCCTCCCAGCATGCAAGCCCGACGACGCGGCGGCCAGCGCGTGACTACGCAGGCACCGCGGCCAACGCACGCAAGCATGCGGCAGCGGTGGCTAGCCCGGCCAGCACGCGACGGTTGCGGCCAGCGGGCAAGCTTGTGCACGCCTGTGCGGCTGCGGAGCCCGGCCAACACGCCCGCGAGGTCGCAGCTAGCACACCGCGGGCAACGCACGCATGCACGCGGCGGACAGCCCGGCCAGCACGCGGGGAGCAGGCCGCGTCCACTGCGTGCCCGCCTGCCCGCAGCGCCCACCTCCGAGCACCGCCCGTCATCCGTGGCCACCGCGGCCACGCCGGACTCTTCGCGCCGGGGCCCAGGAGCAGCAGCAGGACGCCGGCCAGGGCGAGCAGCGCCACCGCGATGCCCAGCGGGGAGCTCACGTCCGGTGACACGCCGACGCCATCGAGCAGCGGGCCCTGCAGCCGCCATGTCCGccacgtcgtcctcgtcctcggccatGCCATGGGGCTGGAGCTCGACCCTGACCCAGCTGCTGCCTATACGTCCGGCGAGGGCGCCGTGGAGTGCGCGGGCAGAGACGGCCCACTCCGGCCGCGCGCGCGAGCCCCGCCCCGGCCATGCTCCGCTCCGGCCCCGCGATGAGAAAGGAGAGAGAGGAGAAAGAAAAGAGAGtaaggagaggagagaggggagagTGAGGGGCTGGCAAGTGGGCCGATGCATGCGAAAAAGAGCGTCGGCGCCCCCAGCTGCACCCCAGCTTTCTGGGTTTGAGTTGAGACCGTCGGGCGTATTTTCAGCAAAATCCGGCGCTTTTTGAGCTTTTGAGGGCATGACCGCGGGAAAACGCGCGCCGGCGATGGAAAAGGCATGTACAATGATTGATGAGATAGTTTTATCTTAAGTcatgcatgtaatttagagatgataaAAAACATGTCTATAATGGATCATCTTTTAACCTTATATtcaataagggcatgtacaatggtgctatcttagaagTGCCATGTAGAATAAATGATGAGGTGAAGAAGAGAGAACTCATAAAAAAAGGTTTGTCTCTTTTAAGACAAAAGAtaatctcttagcacaatatgtctcatcaTATTTTTAGAAATAGCTAGTTattaaagataaggctaagagatgacctaTTATAGACaattaggggctgtttggttttaggACTAGTATTGCCACACTTTGTCACGCGTTTTTGCCAAACTtgactaaggttagttcatcaaaatgagagccacaagttggcaagcctaaggaaatcttgccacactttttgtgtgtatgccatgtggggttcAAGTGTGGCTttcctaagatgtggcttgaaccaaacactcacctaagttgattaaatttgcctaaccttagatgtggcaatctttggcaaagttagtcacaaatcAAACAGCCCTTTAGTCTTCAGAGCTCTAGAGCAACAAATTATGCAGTTTTCTAGCAGCAAATAGTTCGCTGCCCTCGTTTCCCAGTTCGGCAGGTTCACCTAAACCAGGGTAAACATCGGGCCGGGCGGagcttgtaaaagcccgaccttcatttctcaagcctgACCCAGCCCAAAGTCCGAAATACTCACTGTTTTCAAGCCTGAGCTCAACCCAAAGCCCAAAAGCCcagccaaaaatacaaaaaaagagAAGCCCAAGCCTGGCCCAAACTATCTTCCAGGCTGCAAAACAAGGCCCAAGCCTGGCCTGAATGTCAGGCCCAGCCCCGCCCAGGTTTTTCAGGCCGGGCTGTCCATGCCAGGGTACCCTTAGATGTATTTTCTGCGTTTGAAACGGGCAGTATTTGATCGAAGCAGCACACACAAACGCTTGCCAAATAGGCTCGCAAATCACAAGATAAGTGGGTGATACAGAGTCACAGTAGCGCCAATATTTCTCGTCCGCCTAAATTATTGTTCTATCCACCATCGCAGCATCGGTATTTCAGTTACACAGGCATGTCCACGACAATCACTAGTGTTAAAAGGGAAGCGAACTGAACCCTTCCGGAAGATGTGCAAAAACGCCGAACAGCACGTGAGATATTCCAGGCTCCTCGGTGCCCAAAACAAGGCTGAAAACACAAATGCGCTTGTCCAGCAGGTACTCGTCGAGAAAGAAAAGAGCAGAAGGGGGCCGACGAGGCAAAACACTTGGCGGCAGGTCTCTACTAGGGCGAGGAGAAGCTGAACTGGATTCCCGTCTTCCCGCTGTCGTGCTGAGACTGCTTCAGAATGTAGCAGTAGTTCACCTGAACAGATGCAGTAAAACAAGTTTGTTAGTCAGGAGGCAGGCACAACACATGATCTGTAATCTGGTACAAAGGAAATTGAAACATACCTCGACCCGGAACAGTTTAGTTGGCAAAATAATGCCGACCCCAGCAGTGCTCCTAAACGAACGACGGAATTCATCAAGCGAGAAGTTCTTGTACTGGCCCTCCGACAGTTTCGCAAGATTCCCAGCAGTGAGAAACGCATGACCATGTATTCCAGCGTCTCTAAGCACCTTCAGAGGCAGATCAAAGGAGAGGTCAGCAAAGGCGGAAACAGCAAGATCGCCACCCAAGTAATCCCTCCCTGGAACAGCAGGAGAACCATCTTCCGACTCGCCGGGGACAAGCCTCCGTGGTTCTGTCGGGCCAACCCCTCTTGTTCTGAAACCGAGCAAGGATGATATTCCACCCAGGCTGCAAACTGGAGAATTGTGACCTCCCAGGTTAAATCTATCAGTCACAGGTGTAGACGAATTCATAAATCCTCTTGCCAGCGGTAAAACAACACCCGCTCCTACACCAACATTGAGAGCAGCGTTCCAGAATCCAAAAGGCACGGCAGCACGAACATCAAATTCCTGAAGCAAAGTCAAAAGCACCATATTGTAAGATAATAATAATGAGAATGGATGTGACAAGTATACTTCTCCATTATTGTGAGGAACcataaaaaggaaaagagaaataataaatactccctccgttcccaaatatttgtctttctagagatttcaacaagtgactacatacgaaacaaaatgaacgaatctacactctaaaatatgtctacatacatccatatgttgtgtccatttgaaatgcctagaaagacaagtatttgggaacggagggagtagattggtGCTAAACAAATCGTGAAAAGGGGGACAGAAAAAGCTGAAAACAGACCTGGCGAAAAAATTTCAAACCTTTGTTATCCCAAAGACCACCAACTTGAGAGGATGAGAGAAATGCATATCCTTTTGTTGGCCTGATATGTGAATCCCTTTCATCAATCTTGTATGTGTATTTCAATGCAGATAGAAGGTTATGCCCTAACTGCCTTCTTATGGACGTTGACGCGAGGCGTGACGGATCAGTCAAGGTACGCCATGTAAGGTTGTAAGATAAATCGTGGTGCCTGGTTGAAAGCAAACCCAATGAAAGACCAAGTATACGCTCCTTGTATGATGAGAACTTCATCCAATCTTGTGATAACAATGAAGCCCGAGCCATCAAGGGTGTTGGTATTGATTTAAATCTTGGCAGCGAGACTCCTACGCCAACCTCTGTTGTTTGGTCGAAACCATATGCAACTGAAGCATCCCAGATGTCTGCATAGCCAGCCAAGTTCTTCCACTTAACAGCCCCTTCCACTGACCATGCTTTTGCCTACAAAAGCAACACACTCACGCATCAGATGTGATAACCTATGAAATAGTAGTGGAGATTGCCATGCAATAAAAACAACAGTGTTTTTTTCCTGCCCTTATGATGCCGGCAATATAGGTTCGGTAACATCATGACCTATGAAGTTATATTTATACTAAAGTATTTGTATTCAGTATAGGGTAAAGGTAATGTACCAAAGTActtccctttgtaaagaaatataagagtgtttagatcactactttagtgatctataaACGCTCTTATACTTCTTTACGGAGAGACTACTTCTCAACAGAACAATTATTTTAACAAAACACATGACAATGCGTTCACTTATGTTTAACAAAACACATACACCCAAACTATGTTTTGATTAGAGCACAATGAAACCTACACCGAACCTTAGTAAATGCAGCTTTTTGTTCCGTACTGAAAAAGTAACTGTTAAAACGTTGAAACATTAGTATTATTTTTTGAGCTAGTTGAAACTTGAAAACATCGGTAGAATGTGCTGAAGATcaaacaaacaaggcaatctataGTTGTGAAAGTTGCATGttgaacaccgataactgaactcATAGCTTGACTCGCAAAGTTGCCCTCTTAATCAGACAAATAAATATCTTTTTTTTTGTTTATGTATCACACTATTAGGACCAGATAGTGTCATGGATTAAGTCTTAAACTATAAAATTAGTTATCAGTTGCCAGGTCAATTTTCTTATGGGCAGCCAAACATACTCACTGTATATCAGTTGATCAAGATTGACTCGCATTCATAGATTGAAGAATTTGATGGATAACATCAACATACAAGCTACCAGCTGGGAGGAACAAAATGTAACTGATAACATGAATGACTAAATCAGTTTTTCATAAACATGTTCAGTATACTAATTAGGATGATTTTAAGGTCAAATATAAATATGAACATGTACAATTGTACATTCTCTCTCAGGCTTTGCTTGGAGAATAAAAAAGTAGGTGAGCTCACGAGCACCCAAGACCTACACCATATCCCCATTGTCTATTCCTGCTGTTACCTAGGTTGTGGAGGGCCACAAAATTCAGTCCAAGAAAGAGTGATGTGTAATATAGTACTATAGTATGTAGGATGTAGAAAGCTTAATTTTTGTCAGTAAACATTATTGTGCGTCCATCAGGGGTCCATTTATTTACCCAAACATTAAAGTATATTATTATTCTCAAGCTTGAGATTTTCCATGTTATAATATAGATAATTTACTAGCTGATATAAAAAATT
Proteins encoded in this window:
- the LOC123059821 gene encoding sorting and assembly machinery component 50 homolog A; its protein translation is MADAADQNPKDAGSRVPEPWAGADGEFAEEEYEYEDEEELDEPAAAALQREKVQSVFRRLSTDPVGIRVHDVIIRGNAKTRDELIEAEVADLLRSATTVQDLLSAAADASARLRGLDVFEAVNITLDSGPPELPGTTNVVIEVVEPAIPLSGNAGVYSKPEAKAWSVEGAVKWKNLAGYADIWDASVAYGFDQTTEVGVGVSLPRFKSIPTPLMARASLLSQDWMKFSSYKERILGLSLGLLSTRHHDLSYNLTWRTLTDPSRLASTSIRRQLGHNLLSALKYTYKIDERDSHIRPTKGYAFLSSSQVGGLWDNKGLKFFRQEFDVRAAVPFGFWNAALNVGVGAGVVLPLARGFMNSSTPVTDRFNLGGHNSPVCSLGGISSLLGFRTRGVGPTEPRRLVPGESEDGSPAVPGRDYLGGDLAVSAFADLSFDLPLKVLRDAGIHGHAFLTAGNLAKLSEGQYKNFSLDEFRRSFRSTAGVGIILPTKLFRVEVNYCYILKQSQHDSGKTGIQFSFSSP